Part of the Phacochoerus africanus isolate WHEZ1 chromosome 8, ROS_Pafr_v1, whole genome shotgun sequence genome is shown below.
ACATGAAACTGTTGCAAGTTAACTTGTCAGCTGGTACAGACGGTGAAAAATCCTTCACAGTTCttgaaaataagattattttagaCTTGTAATTTCACATGTAATGCTCATCAGGCTTTtcaaagagaacaacaaatataCCTATGATACAAAGTAACACtttaataaacaagtaaatgtaTTAGGTTGTGAAAATTATCAATTTATTATATCACTACAGCGTAAAAATTACTTTAAGTGTGAAGATCTCTTCTCATTTATAATGACTAAGAATTTGGTTAGGATGCCTCAGTTATAGCACAAGAAACAAATTCTTGTTTTATACagaaagcataattttaaaattacaaggaTACTTTACCAAAGCTAAGGAAAAAGGTTAAAAACAGGCCTTGGGAATGATGGCCAGTAAAAGAAGTCAAATCTTGTTAGCTCAAGCCAAAAAGGGAATTTATAGTTAGGATACAAGTGTGCCTTACTAAGCCAAGAGCAGGATTCATGGAATAAGGGAATGTAGCACTGTGAGAAAGCCAAGAATCACATTCTCCTGACCTCTTATATCTTTTCTTCACATTGCAAATATTTCACTGCTCTCTCTCACTGCagatttgctgtttttttcttcctaaaccaCAAGGTTGGACATGGCAGCCCTATAGCACATATATACACCATgtgtaagtttctgggccaaggctCCAATAagcactacagcagcaacccagactgcagcagtgacaatacagtGTAGAGGTTTTGCTATTAATTGCAGCGTGCCTGCCCCCTTAAggatttctaagaaaaaaaaaaaaagaagaaagaaaattattttctggatTCTTCACAGTGTTCCAGGGTCCCCTAGAGGTGCAAAATTATACTGCTTACAAAAATCAtgacatgtatacatgtatgtgtaactgggtcaccatgctgtatagtagaaaactgacagaacactaaaccagctgtaatggaaaaaaaataaaaatcattatataaaaaaataaaaagataagaaaaaaaatcatgacataATAAGATTTAAATGGTGgaattcctgttgttgctcagtggaaacaaaaccaactagtatccatgaggatgtgggttcgatccctggcctcactcagtgagttaagaatccagcactgctgtgagctgtggtataggtcacagatacagttcggatcctgagttgctgtggagtaggctggtggctgtagttctgattcaacccctagcgtgggaacttctatatgctgcacctgtagcccagatagatagatagataagattTAAATggtgatttatttaaaattcagcagCGGTGATGGAAGTATTCTACCCAGCCTTACCCAcattgaaataaaactaaaaatatctaaagtataaagaaatgcTGTGAATGTTTtactaaaaatgtatttgtgctgaagatttcttaaattatttcttctatGTGTTGAAATACATTTGTATTATTTACTATGTCCTTTGATATTGCTCTAGTTcttataatttcatttctagaaataatCGGCAAGGTAAGTAGAACCACTCTAtcataaagaacaagaaaagcaaTATTAGTATGGACATGTTAAGAGACTCGCAAGTTGGTAATTCAGTTTTAACTTTACATGATTTCAGAGTACAcaaagtttcaaaagaaaaaagtcattcaaTATTATGTTGAAGGTTTTGTATTTCAACCTCTGTATTTCTTCGTGTAAATATTTCCTTAATGCTGCCATCTTTCTGATCATCATAAAGTGTCATATTTAGTACATTTCCAGTACATTCTTCTAGTGGAATGGTTGATAAGtatgaaaatactttttccaTTAGAGGCTCCCCGAGAAAAGGCATTGGAGGGCTCTTTTTTGCTAGAGGATCATCAGAAAACCAGTCATCAGCTACTTCTATACTTTGGCTGTAATAAGAATCAGATGGCAATGTTGATAAGCTTAAGGTAACACTGCTGGGATTTGTTGCCGAGCTAGTCTCTGAGGGATCACAAACGACCTTTTTTGTTGCAAGGCAGAATTCATCTTTAGAGTGATCTTTAATTGCTGTAAAAAATTAGATTTACTATGAATATTACATATTCACAAGCAAAATCTTATAAGAataatgttactttttaaaattcaaactctgTTAACGGTTTTAATGAACATGATGCTAGAGTGAAAATTCTGAGTTACTATCATCATTTGTACATATAACTGGGAAtcagaaatattttcatgataatGAAGAGTATAAAAGTCTATTCTAAATAAAGTCAACTTGTTTTAATAGGAGAAAATTCTAAACAGGCTAGAAATCTCAGTTCTGGAATGTCCCTTAAAATCAGAAATGGTGGATAGGTTCTTAAATAGCtaaatattatcttatttttcaaaactatatttaaaaataatgccttCTTAAGCAGGTAGATTACAAAATGTTTGATCCACAATGGAAAGGGCCTGAGTTCGCTTTATACCAAGTAATGACCAACATTGTGCCTTACAATTTACAGAGCAGTTCGATATACTTCCAGATCTCATTTATCCTCTCAATTATTCTTCGAGGTAGTTATTAGCTCCACTTCACAAAAGCTAAGACTGAGACTTAGAGATCTGACCCACCAAAATCAGATACGAAGTGGACCTCAATATAGAATTGTGTTACTCTAAGTCTCAGCTTCTCTCATTACATTATTTATGCTCCACAGTTGGTAAGtaaaaaatgttaagttttagaaaatatcacatttatacattataaaatatttttataatattttacatactattttttatattaatatataacatttattttaaagttgtcTAAAATACTTTGTTACATTTTATATTCGGCATTTCTACAATTATGTAGGAGGGTAATGTTTTGAGGTAATAGGTCAATATGTAAAGGTTACAAAACCCTCAAGGATGTCTTTGGAGTCTCCATCATTACTACATGGCATTGACTATGATATCTCTGGGTATACACAcgaaacaaaaattaatatttcacattttaacttGATAGGACACTGCAaggttcattttctttaaaaaatgcccaTTCATATACCAATAAATCAAAGTTTCCCTTGAatgtttttatggttttaaaaaatatttagataacaTTTAGGATAGCCTCTTGATTCTTTAAGATATGAATTGCTAGAAGCTGATTATGATTtaataaattgagaaaaataccttttatacgtgctgtttccttttttctttgctcctcctacacaaaaaaatgttatttatgttttaaaaatgaatagttttaaaataatttctttaatatatttgatatataccTATATAAGAATAACAATACATTTTTAACATCATAATGAATTTTTGATAGAATCCTGTTTTTTCCCatgatataaatttatttcaccaaaatatatttacaggaaagaaaatgtgttgAGCTATCAtctgaaaagaatgtgaattGGTTCAAGAAGGCAGTCTCCAGGATAGGGAATGAAAGGGTGAAATAAAGTTCAACAGGATTATTTCTCTCCATCCTCACTAACTTAAGTCTCTTGGTTAGAACTAGAGAGGGCTTAAAAAAGTGATTATAATTCCTAGACTTACTTATTCTAttaactaacaacaacaacaaagtgaaTTCTGGCTGAAGGCTTTTATAAAAATGCAGCTATTCTtttgaagcaaataaaatatttgatcaaACAATACATTCCAGATGTGTTCTGGGTAGCACAGTGGTGTAGCTGCTCTCAAACCTagggcatcagaatcacctggtgtGCTTATTAAATGCTGATTCAGTGGGGTGTAGGAGTCTGCTTTGTAACACACTCCACAAGTGGTTCTGATTCAGTTCAGCTTTTCCTTAGATCACTAGATAAACAATGGGCTAGTGCACGGCGTGTTTGGTATGCCGTGAGTGAAGATGAAGCTGGAGAAGTAGTAACACTATCTTCTATGTTCTGGGGGAACAGTGTTAGCACACTATGCTGATCTTCATTGTCCTAGTAGTCCAAAAGGCTCGTTAGGATAGAAATATACATGAGGTGTTCATATATGTAGGATAACACATAAGCACTTTCACACAACCTACTTTACTTTTCAGTCATTTTCaccttttattaatataaatgccAATATAGGCTCCTTGATTTACCTTGCCTGGACTTAGGACCAATTGAATTTGTGACTCCTGAATAAACAGAACATTGCTTCTCAGACTTTCATGTGTGTTTATCTATGTTTTACCTGGGGGAacttgttaaaatgtagattctaaCTCAGTAGGTCTGTGGTAGGgtctgaaattctgcatttctaactcACCTtggctcccaggtgatgctgatattGTTGGTCTGAGAGCCACAGATTGATTAAAACTCTAGGCAACCAAGGGAGTGACAAAATGGGCATTCTTACATATTGCTACATATAAATACGTAAAATTTTTCTGGAGGGCAATTTAACAAATCCACTttcagaaatttattattttatttatttattaatttttttgccctccttttagggccacatctgcggcatatggaagttcccaggctagggggtcaaatcagagctacagctactggcctacaccacagccacagcaatgcaggatgtgcacctgcgacctacaccacagatcatggcaacgctggatccccgacccactgagcaaggccacggattgaacctgcatcctcatggacactagtcagattcgtttctgcagttccacaacaggaactctgcacttttagaaatttattatGCCAGGTAAATAATTTTGGGTTTGTGTAAATATTCAGCTAACAGAATGTTCATCATCCTAACActgtttagcattttttaaatctacaatttaaaattctaagaGTAAGGAAATAGTTAAATATGTTATACATAGATAGTAATACAATGAGTATTCTTTCAGAAAAGATGCTATAGTATCAGAAATAAGGACTCAAAAAATGATGGGGACAtataaaaaagacagaggaataaTAATGAACAAAAGGATCACTGGTTAAATTTAGGAAattttgagcatcaaaataatgatagtaatggattataatctgctgaataaaatagaaatcctTGAATCTatattgataataaataaataaaatgaggaaggagggaaagttTCTTCCTTACAGTAGAAAGCCAAATGTCAAATATGGATGAGATTGGTAGAATTAGAAAAtcctcattttggagttcccattgtggcacagtagaaacgaatccgactaggaaccacgaggttatgggttcaatccctggcctctctcagtgggttaagggtctggcggtgtgagctatggtgtaggtcacagatgtggctgggatcctgcattgctgtggccggggtgtagg
Proteins encoded:
- the C8H1orf185 gene encoding uncharacterized protein C1orf185 homolog, whose protein sequence is MAKYKKNKEEGGDLQEKAKRAVNTVVIIEKLLHGDLSFFNHLTYFLAAGAVTLGIGFFALASALWFLICKRREIFQDSKLKATDERCKQRPSKAKIKSHSQCVFISRNFHTGRFQLQEEQRKKETARIKAIKDHSKDEFCLATKKVVCDPSETSSATNPSSVTLSLSTLPSDSYYSQSIEVADDWFSDDPLAKKSPPMPFLGEPLMEKVFSYLSTIPLEECTGNVLNMTLYDDQKDGSIKEIFTRRNTEVEIQNLQHNIE